From a single Salvelinus namaycush isolate Seneca chromosome 14, SaNama_1.0, whole genome shotgun sequence genomic region:
- the LOC120059569 gene encoding 1-phosphatidylinositol 4,5-bisphosphate phosphodiesterase eta-2-like, whose product MVTKPPITLYMVAPLTLYMVPPLTLYTVIRPLTLNTGKVASGIKGLFHRNPKQASLDSHAAAQLSHKHTFGAHLLRRTASAPTKVLPKVKKGFPEIAIDTKDYRSEGTSEDRELEDSHLIASSQPPLLHQGTWDTTAAVAPAASRQGTNMHHGTNEAFHPDEGKDHSTVQRPAPPIRLLAPIADDLGDRHLTHSSSTPADHSSTRDSPPPPVPISTAITIFTASPASKSEADSPVNGRGEEGPVNGRGDNKRPPALHRTTSAPVSHDPKDLKPSQYSGDPRVDVGTSSPREHSPSREEAPYTQSGHTKDDAELKTEPSAKFPVPLADPSVDASPRKVQALRALFGSSPLNTPVRRTKIEGHVQAVAGGQQQSSVMPEVCTDATLNDRLWSKLETKSCSHRDSVSSSSSISSNDTVIDLSLPNLARKSLTCLSNRTSPGDIFPDPPSWVNRPRSAIASLETLQVSKSKSNPNLLQGHLGEPEDELQPSPLGAPREPPVDSPSRITQRRHTWSRLYMEGLKHSSPPAKRPSAAEALAAAATSPLDTVASMSKSLGDLTSDDIACNFDSKYRSITRSFIIRPSRNDLRQGYPNHNPQRPRLPSDLTEQLRRLTDVEPLTARDFAPQVRQGPLEEPQEEPPLRRTSSRSQSRVRYIANRAKQAQERQRLQGLNQSHPATGAANASISSGGSPMEERGNPEGACCVARSPCASLDLLGQLSTPGPPNRQSQTSLNSDNNEVFFMLKL is encoded by the exons atggtgaccaAGCCCCCTATCACTCTGTACATGGTGGcccccctcactctgtacatggtgccccccctcactctgtacacgGTGATCCGCCCTCTCACTCTGAAcacg GGCAAGGTGGCCAGCGGCATCAAAGGGCTGTTTCACAGAAACCCAAAGCAGGCTTCTCTCGACAGCCATGCTGCTGCACAGCTCAGCCATAAGCACACGTTCGGCGCCCACCTGCTGCGCCGCACGGCCAGCGCGCCCACCAAGGTCCTGCCCAAGGTCAAGAAGGGTTTCCCCGAGATCGCCATCGACACCAAAGACTACCGCTCAGAAGGCACCAGCGAGGACCGGGAGTTAGAGGACAGCCACCTCATTGCTTCCTCCCAGCCCCCGCTGCTCCACCAGGGCACCTGGGACACCACGGCCGCCGTTGCCCCCGCCGCATCACGCCAAGGCACCAACATGCACCATGGCACCAACGAGGCTTTCCACCCCGACGAGGGCAAAG aCCATTCCACAGTGCAGAGACCAGCTCCCCCTATTCGACTGCTCGCACCAATCGCTGATGATCTGGGGGACCGCCATCTCACTCACTCCTCTTCCACTCCAGCAGACCACTCATCCACACGTGACTCCCCACCTCCACCGGTCCCTATATCCACAGCAATCACCATCTTCACCGCATCCCCGGCTTCTAAGAGTGAGGCGGACAGTCCCGTCAACGGTAGGGGGGAGGAGGGTCCCGTCAACGGTAGAGGGGACAACAAGAGACCACCTGCCCTTCACAGGACTACCTCGGCCCCTGTGTCACATGACCCCAAAGACTTGAAACCCTCACAGTACAGCGGAGACCCCCGGGTTGATGTTGGCACCTCGTCACCCAGGGAGCACTCTCCAAGCCGAGAGGAAGCACCGTATACACAGTCAGGCCACACAAAGGACGATGCTGAGCTCAAGACTGAGCCAAGTGCGAAGTTCCCTGTTCCTCTCGCCGACCCCTCTGTAGACGCCAGCCCTCGGAAAGTCCAGGCCCTGAGAGCTCTGTTTGGCAGCAGCCCGTTGAACACGCCTGTCAGAAGGACCAAAATCGAGGGCCACGTGCAGGCGGTGGCTGGGGGGCAGCAGCAGTCATCAGTAATGCCAGAGGTGTGCACCGACGCCACCCTGAACGACCGGCTGTGGAGCAAGCTGGAGACCAAGTCATGCAGCCACAGAGACAGCGTGTCCTCATCCTCCAGCATATCGTCCAACGACACCGTCATTGACCTGTCCTTGCCCAATCTGGCCAGGAAGAGCCTCACCTGTCTGAGCAACAGAACCTCCCCGGGCGACATCTTCCCGGACCCACCCTCCTGGGTCAACCGGCCACGCTCTGCCATAGCCTCCTTGGAGACGCTGCAGGTCAGCAAGAGCAAGTCCAACCCCAACCTCCTGCAGGGCCACCTGGGGGAACCAGAAGACGAACTGCAGCCCAGTCCCCTCGGCGCCCCTAGGGAGCCTCCAGTGGACTCACCCAGCAGAATAACCCAGAGGAGGCACACCTGGAGCCGCCTCTACATGGAAGGGCTGAAGCATTCCTCCCCCCCAGCTAAGAGGCCCTCTGCTGCAGAAGCCCTTGCTGCTGCCGCAACCAGCCCCCTGGATACCGTGGCCTCTATGTCTAAGAGCCTGGGGGACTTGACCTCGGATGACATTGCCTGCAACTTTGACAGCAAGTACCGCAGCATCACCCGCAGCTTCATCATTAGGCCTTCCCGGAACGACCTGCGGCAGGGTTACCCTAACCATAATCCCCAGAGGCCCCGGCTGCCCAGCGACCTAACTGAGCAGCTGAGGAGGCTGACGGACGTGGAGCCCCTGACAGCTCGCGACTTTGCCCCCCAGGTGCGGCAGGGGCCCCTGGAGGAGCCTCAGGAGGAGCCCCCGCTACGGAGGACGTCGTCCCGAAGCCAGAGCAGGGTGCGCTACATCGCCAACAGGGCTAAGCAGGCCCAAGAGAGGCAGAGGCTGCAGGGTCTCAACCAGTCCCACCCTGCTACTGGCGCTGCTAACGCTAGTATTAGCAGTGGCGGTAGCCCCATGGAGGAGCGGGGGAACCCGGAGGGGGCGTGCTGCGTAGCCCGGAGCCCCTGCGCTAGCCTGGACCTGCTGGGCCAGCTCAGCACCCCAGGGCCCCCCAACAGACAGTCCCAGACCTCTCTGAACTCTGACAACAACGAGGTCTTTTTCATGCTCAAGCTCTGA